Proteins encoded within one genomic window of Rickettsiales bacterium:
- a CDS encoding redoxin family protein — translation MWKWFRLISLLIVIPAAIFLVISADEPLDIYQKRPMPPLELNGLNGGTVSTAKWALETDGPKVINLFASWCSPCIKEIPALQSLRRHLPVYGIAFRDKPKDLKKWLAKHGNPYTEIGIDKGLTFIWDLGITGVPTTLLLDATQKIVYIHQGLLTESDIQNEILPRLEKLEND, via the coding sequence ATGTGGAAATGGTTCAGACTTATTTCGCTGCTTATCGTTATCCCAGCGGCAATATTTCTGGTGATCTCAGCTGATGAGCCGCTCGATATTTATCAAAAACGCCCAATGCCACCGCTCGAATTAAATGGATTAAATGGCGGGACTGTTTCGACGGCAAAATGGGCGCTGGAAACGGATGGCCCGAAGGTCATCAATTTATTTGCCAGCTGGTGCAGCCCGTGCATTAAAGAAATTCCGGCACTTCAAAGTCTCCGCCGCCATCTTCCTGTTTATGGGATTGCCTTTAGAGATAAACCAAAAGATTTAAAGAAGTGGCTGGCCAAGCACGGTAATCCGTATACGGAAATTGGTATTGATAAAGGTCTGACTTTTATTTGGGATTTAGGTATTACGGGCGTGCCGACCACCTTGTTACTAGATGCGACACAGAAAATAGTCTATATTCATCAAGGGCTTTTAACGGAATCGGATATTCAGAACGAAATTCTGCCGCGATTGGAGAAATTGGAAAATGACTAG
- a CDS encoding ParA family protein produces the protein MTTVLGIVNQKGGVGKTTTAINLATGLAAIGKKVCVIDLDPQGNASTGLGIERKDRKITSYDLLIHGQDPRKALLKTSIPKLDVIPATIDLSGADLELAPMRKREFRLRMALAKLVAEGDYHTIVIDCPPSLSLLTLNALAAANKVLIPLQCEFYALEGLSHLLKTIKIVQSRYNDALKVDGVVLTMYDRRNKLTENIEQDVRAYLGSQVYETVIPRNVRVSEAPSYGMPSILYDMHCAGSQAYIALAKEMIKRNKFKKLTVKMAA, from the coding sequence ATGACCACAGTATTGGGTATTGTAAATCAAAAAGGCGGAGTTGGTAAGACAACGACAGCGATTAACCTGGCAACAGGTTTGGCCGCGATTGGCAAAAAGGTGTGTGTGATTGATCTGGATCCTCAAGGAAATGCTAGCACAGGCCTTGGTATCGAACGCAAGGACCGTAAAATAACCAGCTATGATTTATTGATTCATGGCCAAGATCCGCGCAAGGCGCTCCTAAAAACATCGATCCCAAAGCTAGATGTTATCCCGGCAACGATTGATTTATCGGGTGCTGATTTAGAATTGGCGCCGATGCGGAAACGCGAATTTCGTTTGCGCATGGCATTGGCAAAATTGGTTGCAGAGGGTGATTATCACACCATTGTTATTGATTGCCCGCCCTCTTTAAGTTTATTAACTCTCAATGCCTTAGCGGCAGCAAATAAAGTTCTGATTCCGTTGCAATGTGAGTTTTATGCTTTGGAAGGATTGAGCCATCTTTTGAAAACAATCAAGATTGTTCAATCTCGCTATAATGATGCTTTAAAGGTCGATGGGGTTGTTCTCACTATGTATGATCGGCGTAATAAACTGACCGAAAATATTGAACAAGATGTTCGGGCCTATTTGGGCTCACAAGTTTACGAAACGGTTATTCCACGAAACGTTCGTGTTTCGGAGGCCCCGTCATATGGAATGCCATCTATTCTTTATGATATGCATTGCGCCGGTTCGCAGGCTTATATTGCTCTGGCAAAAGAGATGATTAAACGAAATAAATTCAAAAAACTAACAGTAAAAATGGCGGCGTAA
- a CDS encoding acyl-CoA dehydrogenase C-terminal domain-containing protein encodes MPSYNAPLEDFEYLIREYLKIDEYQSLDGFADARELVTPLLDEAAKFCENVIFPLNQSGDEEGLKYDDGKVITPAGFKEAYKQYCDAGWMSFTCDSKYGGQGLPEVLNMPMIEMTCSSNLAFGMTPGLSHGAYSAIHHFASDELKQTYLPKMVTGEWSGVMCLTEPHCGTDLGLIYTKAEPANDGSFNITGGKIFISSGEQDKTENIIHLVLAKLPDAPEGVRGISLFLVPKVMVNEDGSLGDRNGVRCESIEHKMGIHASPTCVMNYDNAKGYLVGEPNKGLKAMFTMMNEARLLVGIQGLGLAEVSWQNAKAYAQERLQGRALKGGPAAPEKAADPIIVHPDVRRMLLTMKSFTEGARALALETALKLDILKRSDNEEDKEQADHWMQLMTPIIKAYYTDMGFAVSSEAMQVHGGFGYIKEYGVEQYTRDARIAMIYEGTNGIQGLDLIGRKLPYKFGKYARVFFHPVTEFIEENRVVEGMAEFTKPLYQNIKHLQNATLWLAKTGMGNPNDPAAGATEYLRMFALCVMGYVWARQAKLALEKIESGDGLHSKEFYEAKLDTARFFMQRQLPDCVSLLLKITNGSKSIMKAAI; translated from the coding sequence ATGCCTAGCTATAATGCCCCCTTAGAAGATTTTGAATATCTGATTCGCGAATACCTAAAGATTGATGAGTATCAGTCTCTTGATGGATTTGCTGATGCCAGAGAACTTGTGACGCCACTGTTAGATGAGGCGGCAAAATTTTGTGAAAATGTGATTTTCCCGCTTAATCAGTCAGGTGATGAAGAGGGATTAAAATACGATGATGGCAAGGTCATCACACCGGCCGGATTCAAAGAAGCTTACAAACAATATTGTGATGCCGGGTGGATGAGCTTTACCTGTGATTCAAAATATGGCGGGCAGGGGCTTCCGGAAGTATTAAATATGCCAATGATTGAGATGACTTGCTCAAGTAATCTGGCATTTGGTATGACGCCGGGTTTGAGTCACGGCGCTTATAGTGCCATTCACCATTTTGCGAGTGACGAATTGAAACAAACCTATTTACCAAAAATGGTGACAGGGGAGTGGTCGGGCGTGATGTGTCTGACAGAACCGCACTGTGGAACTGACTTAGGGCTGATTTATACCAAAGCGGAGCCGGCTAATGACGGGTCGTTTAATATTACCGGCGGCAAGATTTTTATTTCCTCTGGTGAACAAGATAAAACCGAAAATATTATTCATCTGGTATTAGCGAAATTACCGGACGCTCCGGAAGGCGTGAGGGGTATTAGTTTGTTCCTTGTTCCGAAAGTGATGGTCAATGAAGATGGCTCGCTAGGCGATCGTAACGGTGTGCGCTGTGAAAGCATCGAGCATAAAATGGGTATCCATGCCTCGCCAACCTGTGTGATGAATTATGATAATGCTAAAGGGTATTTAGTGGGTGAGCCTAATAAAGGCTTGAAGGCTATGTTCACTATGATGAACGAGGCAAGATTACTTGTTGGAATTCAAGGGCTTGGGCTTGCCGAGGTTTCTTGGCAGAATGCGAAAGCTTACGCGCAAGAGCGGCTTCAGGGGCGTGCGTTAAAAGGTGGGCCTGCGGCTCCCGAAAAAGCCGCCGATCCGATTATTGTGCATCCGGATGTACGCCGCATGTTATTGACAATGAAGAGTTTTACGGAGGGTGCGCGAGCATTGGCTTTGGAAACGGCATTGAAATTGGATATTCTGAAACGTTCGGATAATGAGGAAGATAAAGAACAGGCTGATCATTGGATGCAACTAATGACGCCGATCATTAAAGCGTATTATACCGATATGGGTTTTGCCGTTTCAAGTGAGGCGATGCAGGTGCATGGCGGTTTTGGTTACATTAAAGAATATGGCGTAGAGCAATATACGCGCGATGCCCGTATTGCGATGATTTATGAAGGAACGAATGGAATTCAGGGGCTCGATTTAATTGGTCGGAAGTTGCCTTATAAATTTGGTAAATATGCGCGTGTTTTCTTCCATCCTGTTACGGAATTTATTGAAGAAAATCGTGTGGTTGAGGGAATGGCTGAATTTACTAAGCCATTGTATCAGAATATAAAGCACCTTCAAAATGCAACGCTTTGGTTGGCCAAAACTGGAATGGGAAATCCCAATGACCCGGCAGCCGGTGCAACAGAATATCTACGTATGTTTGCACTTTGTGTGATGGGTTATGTATGGGCGCGTCAGGCGAAACTAGCATTAGAAAAAATTGAAAGTGGCGACGGCCTACACTCAAAAGAATTTTATGAAGCGAAACTCGATACGGCGCGCTTTTTTATGCAGCGTCAATTGCCGGACTGTGTAAGCTTATTGTTGAAAATCACCAATGGCAGCAAATCGATTATGAAAGCTGCAATTTAA
- the mutL gene encoding DNA mismatch repair endonuclease MutL → MNAIRILPNNTVNRIAAGEVVERPASVVKELVENAIDARATSIDVSVKGGGKREIIISDNGKGMAREELELAIQRHATSKLPDDDLLMVQWLGFRGEALPSIGSISRMKLTSRAKGADEAWSISVGGGEVSQATPAAHAVGTRIEVHDLFYATPARLNFMKTERSETSAISDILKRIAMANPGIGFSFSHEGRGWKAEASRINSSLLGLSEKSMDHPNKSSDDDSMKQRLSQILGKEFAQNSVLVEGERDGLSLSGFAGLPTYNRGSSLQQYLFVNGRPVRDRLLLGVVRAAYQDFLARDRHPVLVLFVEVPPQMVDVNVHPAKAEVRFRDAQSVRSMILRGLREALAASGHQASTTVAYDALRKIQPEQMQAQAAMGFHQPVNYAYNPASHGAGRPSSAAVAMQALEVLDSQDESVPAPSTDLPLGLARAQLHETYIVAQTTEGIVIVDQHAAHERLVYERMKAQIAKEGVKTQPLLLPEVVELSVDGAANLLARKEELAELGLIMDDFGSGAVVVREVPALMGEGDVQGLIRDMVDELDEFGEALKLRDRMEDICGTIACHGSVRAGRKLNIDEMNALLRQMEATPYSGQCNHGRPTYVELKLKDIERLFGRR, encoded by the coding sequence ATGAACGCCATTCGTATATTGCCTAATAACACCGTTAACCGTATTGCCGCAGGTGAAGTGGTGGAGCGGCCTGCTTCGGTGGTGAAGGAATTGGTTGAGAATGCTATCGATGCGCGGGCGACGTCTATTGATGTTTCCGTTAAAGGCGGCGGCAAACGCGAAATTATTATTTCCGATAATGGCAAGGGAATGGCCCGCGAGGAACTGGAATTAGCCATTCAACGTCATGCGACCTCGAAGCTTCCCGATGATGATTTATTAATGGTGCAATGGCTGGGTTTTCGGGGAGAGGCGCTCCCTTCTATTGGTTCGATTAGTCGAATGAAACTGACCAGTCGTGCCAAAGGAGCTGACGAGGCGTGGAGCATTTCTGTCGGGGGAGGTGAAGTTTCACAAGCAACGCCTGCGGCTCATGCTGTGGGCACGCGAATTGAGGTGCATGATTTATTTTATGCCACGCCGGCGCGCTTGAACTTTATGAAAACGGAGCGCTCGGAGACGTCGGCGATCAGCGATATTCTGAAGCGTATTGCGATGGCAAATCCCGGAATTGGTTTTAGTTTTAGCCATGAGGGTAGGGGCTGGAAAGCGGAAGCCTCAAGAATAAATTCATCGTTGCTCGGTTTATCCGAGAAATCCATGGATCACCCGAACAAGTCGAGTGATGACGATTCGATGAAACAAAGATTATCCCAAATCTTAGGCAAAGAGTTTGCACAAAATTCTGTGTTGGTGGAGGGGGAGCGTGACGGTCTCTCTCTCTCGGGTTTTGCCGGGCTACCAACCTATAATCGTGGCAGTAGTTTACAGCAATATTTATTCGTTAATGGGCGTCCTGTGCGTGATCGTTTGCTGCTTGGCGTGGTGCGGGCGGCTTATCAGGATTTTCTTGCGCGCGACCGTCATCCGGTTTTGGTATTATTTGTCGAAGTGCCTCCGCAAATGGTCGATGTGAATGTACATCCAGCGAAAGCGGAGGTGCGTTTTCGCGATGCGCAATCGGTTCGCTCTATGATTTTACGAGGATTGCGTGAGGCGCTGGCGGCGTCGGGCCATCAGGCCAGTACCACAGTGGCTTACGATGCGCTGCGTAAAATCCAGCCGGAGCAGATGCAGGCGCAAGCGGCAATGGGTTTCCACCAGCCGGTGAATTATGCGTATAATCCGGCGAGCCATGGGGCGGGGCGCCCCTCTTCTGCGGCGGTTGCGATGCAGGCATTGGAGGTGCTTGACTCGCAAGATGAATCGGTGCCAGCGCCCTCGACGGATTTGCCACTCGGCTTGGCCCGCGCGCAGCTACATGAAACGTATATTGTCGCGCAAACGACAGAAGGCATTGTTATTGTTGATCAACATGCCGCACATGAGCGTTTAGTTTATGAGCGTATGAAGGCGCAGATCGCGAAAGAGGGCGTGAAAACTCAACCACTTTTATTACCTGAAGTGGTGGAATTGAGTGTTGATGGTGCGGCGAATTTATTGGCACGAAAAGAGGAATTAGCCGAACTCGGTTTGATCATGGATGACTTTGGTTCAGGTGCGGTGGTGGTTCGTGAAGTGCCGGCCTTGATGGGTGAGGGCGATGTTCAGGGGCTTATCCGCGATATGGTCGATGAGTTGGATGAATTTGGCGAGGCGCTTAAATTACGCGACCGGATGGAAGATATTTGTGGCACGATCGCCTGTCATGGCTCTGTGAGGGCGGGGCGCAAACTTAATATTGACGAGATGAATGCGTTGCTGCGTCAGATGGAAGCAACGCCGTATTCTGGTCAATGTAACCACGGACGCCCAACCTACGTAGAGCTCAAGCTCAAAGATATTGAGCGTTTATTTGGCCGCCGGTAA
- a CDS encoding endo alpha-1,4 polygalactosaminidase, whose translation MTRFFILCGVILGIIAPSLTGCAKPRPTTPETAKAQTLTSSKNKVRAGNEVYHYFYGLNSVRYAELAGSHAAKIMVVDVDDAKLTAAQVKELRDTQKTVFSYLSIGEAENYRTYWKQSWSANKPDFLLDENKDWRGNFRVKFWDKNWQNIIISKAKQIAQMGFNGVYLDIIDGYQQKSVIKAYPGSKAQLRQEMENFVIRISNATKQINPSFKVIPQNAVELIAMPKDENVPNTNYLRAIDGVGVEDLWYDDDDEADWTKYDLQKIRLAQVQGKFILATSYPTDANKQEKFVNNALKAGFIAFVGERELSNKVPTINKQLLKRVLAK comes from the coding sequence ATGACTAGATTTTTTATTTTATGCGGCGTTATTTTGGGCATTATCGCACCTTCTTTAACAGGCTGTGCAAAGCCACGACCCACAACACCGGAAACGGCAAAAGCGCAAACATTAACCTCATCGAAAAATAAAGTGAGAGCTGGAAACGAAGTGTATCATTACTTCTATGGATTAAACAGTGTGCGCTATGCAGAGCTGGCCGGTTCTCATGCCGCAAAAATAATGGTGGTGGATGTTGATGATGCAAAACTCACTGCGGCGCAGGTAAAAGAATTACGTGACACTCAGAAAACCGTTTTTTCCTATCTTAGTATCGGTGAGGCAGAGAATTATCGGACTTATTGGAAGCAAAGCTGGTCGGCAAATAAACCAGACTTCTTATTAGATGAAAATAAAGATTGGCGTGGGAATTTCCGTGTTAAATTCTGGGATAAGAATTGGCAAAATATTATTATTTCGAAAGCGAAACAAATCGCGCAAATGGGTTTTAATGGCGTCTATTTAGATATTATTGATGGCTATCAGCAAAAATCAGTTATTAAAGCTTATCCTGGAAGTAAGGCACAGCTGCGTCAGGAAATGGAGAATTTTGTGATTCGTATTTCGAATGCGACAAAACAAATAAACCCATCCTTTAAGGTTATTCCACAAAATGCAGTCGAGTTAATTGCGATGCCAAAGGATGAAAACGTACCGAATACGAATTATCTGCGTGCCATCGATGGGGTAGGCGTTGAGGACTTATGGTACGATGATGATGATGAAGCGGATTGGACAAAATATGATCTTCAGAAAATTCGTCTCGCGCAAGTTCAAGGTAAGTTTATTCTCGCTACGTCCTATCCGACCGATGCGAATAAACAGGAAAAGTTTGTCAATAATGCATTAAAGGCAGGTTTTATCGCGTTCGTGGGAGAGCGTGAATTATCGAATAAAGTTCCGACCATTAATAAGCAGCTCCTAAAGAGAGTCCTAGCTAAATAA
- the secA gene encoding preprotein translocase subunit SecA, with protein sequence MGNIAKSLFGSSNDRFVKPLQKDVLRINALEEETAKLSDEELRGRSLWFRERLSGKETLDDILHEAFATVREASKRALGMRPFDVQLVGAMVLHKGMISEMKTGEGKTLVATLAVYLNAVEGKGVHVVTVNDYLAERDAAWMGALYEFLGLSVGCILNNLDDAERQAAYACDITYGTNNEFGFDYLRDNMKFSREEMVQRPFNFAVIDEVDSILIDEARTPLIISGPTEDNSDLYTQIDKLLPEIKEEHFEKDEKSRSVSLTEEGVEFMEELLIRGGLMEQGEGLYDINNVSLVHHVNQALKAHTLFTKEVDYIVQDNKVVIIDEFTGRMMEGRRYSEGLHQALEAKEDAQIQNENQTLASITFQNYFRMYPKLSGMTGTAMTEASEFGDIYGLEVIAIPTNVPVARDDSDDEIYRTAVERYEAVIEQIKDCHDRGQPVLVGTVSIEKSEYLANLLKKAKVPHHVLNAKHHESEAQIVAQAGRPGGVTIATNMAGRGTDIMLGGNPEFEDEKGKKLSSSAYAANKQKVLEAGGLYVIGTERHESRRIDNQLRGRSGRQGDPGGSKFYLSLEDDLMRIFGSERIDGVLKKLGLQEGEAITHPWMNKAIEKAQGKVEARNYDMRKNLLKFDDVMNDQRKVIFGQRIEMMEEEDLSDVTEEMREDVTSETVEGYIPPKSYPEQWEPESLEKEVYRLFGLHLPVTEWAAEEGIGTEEISERVMQAVAALMQDKEKRFTEPMMRMVEKHVLLQTLDELWKDHLLQLDQLRQGIGLRGYGQKDPLNEYKREAFALFSDLLTRLRELTTNRLAHIEVQTQAPEELEPLQQTQEMHENRGPQAESEGASAQMRVRPEHRDANNPESWGRVGRNELCPCESGKKYKHCHGKLD encoded by the coding sequence ATAGGAAATATTGCTAAGAGCCTTTTTGGCTCCTCGAATGATCGTTTTGTTAAGCCTCTCCAGAAGGATGTTTTGCGCATCAATGCGCTGGAGGAAGAAACCGCTAAATTAAGCGATGAAGAGTTGCGTGGCCGCAGCCTGTGGTTCCGTGAACGCCTATCAGGCAAAGAGACATTAGATGATATTCTACATGAAGCGTTTGCCACCGTGCGTGAGGCATCAAAGCGTGCGTTGGGCATGCGTCCGTTTGATGTGCAGTTGGTCGGTGCGATGGTGCTGCATAAGGGCATGATTTCGGAGATGAAAACCGGTGAGGGTAAAACGCTTGTGGCAACACTGGCTGTTTATCTCAACGCGGTCGAAGGCAAAGGCGTGCATGTGGTAACGGTCAATGATTATCTCGCTGAACGTGATGCGGCCTGGATGGGGGCGCTCTATGAATTCCTCGGCCTGTCAGTCGGTTGCATTTTGAATAATCTCGACGATGCTGAGCGCCAAGCGGCGTATGCGTGCGATATCACCTACGGTACGAATAACGAATTTGGCTTCGATTATTTACGCGATAATATGAAATTCAGCCGCGAAGAAATGGTGCAACGCCCGTTTAATTTTGCGGTGATTGATGAGGTGGATTCGATCTTGATCGATGAAGCGCGTACGCCGTTGATTATTTCCGGCCCGACGGAAGATAATTCCGATCTCTATACTCAGATCGATAAGCTTCTTCCTGAAATTAAAGAAGAGCATTTCGAGAAAGATGAAAAATCTCGTTCCGTTTCTCTCACCGAAGAAGGGGTGGAGTTTATGGAAGAATTGCTTATTCGCGGTGGGCTAATGGAGCAGGGTGAGGGCCTTTATGATATTAATAATGTTTCGCTCGTGCATCATGTGAATCAAGCCTTAAAAGCGCATACGTTATTTACGAAAGAAGTCGATTATATTGTCCAAGATAATAAAGTCGTGATTATTGATGAATTTACCGGTCGCATGATGGAAGGTCGCCGTTATTCGGAAGGGTTGCATCAGGCATTAGAAGCCAAAGAAGATGCGCAAATTCAGAATGAAAATCAGACGCTTGCGTCAATCACCTTCCAGAATTATTTCCGCATGTATCCGAAACTTTCCGGCATGACCGGTACGGCCATGACTGAGGCATCGGAGTTTGGCGATATTTACGGGCTAGAGGTGATTGCGATTCCAACCAATGTGCCGGTTGCGCGTGATGATTCAGATGATGAAATTTACCGTACAGCAGTCGAGCGTTACGAGGCGGTGATTGAACAAATTAAGGATTGTCATGATCGTGGCCAGCCGGTCTTGGTCGGTACGGTCAGTATCGAGAAATCGGAATATTTGGCGAATTTACTGAAGAAAGCAAAAGTGCCGCATCATGTTTTAAATGCGAAGCACCATGAATCGGAAGCACAAATTGTCGCGCAAGCAGGGCGTCCGGGTGGCGTAACAATTGCGACGAATATGGCCGGTCGTGGTACGGATATTATGCTGGGCGGGAATCCTGAATTTGAAGATGAAAAAGGTAAGAAACTCTCATCATCGGCCTATGCGGCGAATAAGCAGAAAGTGCTGGAGGCGGGTGGCCTTTATGTGATTGGTACGGAGCGTCACGAATCTCGCCGTATTGATAATCAGCTGCGGGGGCGCTCTGGTCGTCAGGGAGATCCGGGTGGTTCGAAATTCTATCTGTCGTTGGAAGATGATTTAATGCGTATTTTTGGTTCCGAGCGGATTGATGGCGTATTGAAAAAGCTTGGCCTGCAAGAAGGTGAGGCGATCACCCATCCATGGATGAATAAAGCAATCGAGAAAGCCCAAGGTAAGGTCGAAGCACGCAACTATGATATGCGTAAGAATTTGCTAAAATTTGACGATGTGATGAATGATCAGCGTAAGGTTATTTTCGGCCAACGCATTGAAATGATGGAAGAAGAAGATCTCTCAGATGTGACCGAAGAAATGCGCGAAGACGTCACGAGCGAAACAGTTGAGGGGTATATTCCGCCGAAATCTTACCCAGAACAGTGGGAACCTGAGTCGTTAGAGAAAGAGGTTTACCGCCTCTTTGGTTTGCATCTTCCCGTCACAGAATGGGCAGCAGAAGAAGGCATCGGTACAGAAGAAATTTCAGAACGCGTGATGCAAGCGGTGGCGGCATTAATGCAAGATAAAGAAAAGCGCTTTACCGAACCAATGATGCGCATGGTAGAAAAGCACGTGCTTTTACAGACACTTGATGAGTTATGGAAAGATCATTTGCTACAACTCGATCAACTTCGTCAAGGCATTGGCCTGCGTGGTTACGGTCAGAAAGACCCGCTTAACGAATATAAACGTGAAGCTTTCGCTTTATTTTCTGATTTGCTTACACGCTTGCGTGAGTTGACGACGAATCGTTTGGCGCATATTGAAGTTCAGACGCAGGCCCCAGAAGAGTTGGAGCCGTTACAGCAAACCCAAGAAATGCATGAAAACCGTGGCCCTCAAGCCGAGTCGGAAGGTGCTTCGGCTCAAATGCGTGTACGTCCTGAGCATCGTGATGCAAATAATCCTGAGAGCTGGGGGCGAGTGGGGCGTAATGAATTATGCCCTTGTGAATCCGGTAAAAAATATAAACATTGTCACGGTAAATTGGATTAA
- the rsmG gene encoding 16S rRNA (guanine(527)-N(7))-methyltransferase RsmG, producing MEYEEFTKSISVSRETHLRLLRYVELLEEWGSAINLVSSNENLWHRHIIDSAQMANYVDSDASKRILDLGSGGGLPGIVLAVMMPNPITLVESDRRKSLFLKHCIHELKLTHAEVENQRIEKCELEGAIIVARALAPLNDLFGYVRPFLLEDSTCLFPKGRNYVKECEEASRFWEYEKEVIPSLSGDGALLRIRKIRKK from the coding sequence ATGGAATACGAAGAATTCACAAAATCTATAAGTGTTTCACGTGAAACACATTTGAGGCTTTTGCGTTACGTTGAGCTGTTAGAAGAGTGGGGGAGCGCTATTAACCTCGTTTCCAGCAATGAGAACCTGTGGCATAGACACATCATCGACAGTGCGCAGATGGCGAATTATGTTGATTCTGACGCGAGCAAACGGATTCTTGATTTGGGAAGTGGGGGAGGTCTTCCGGGAATTGTCCTGGCAGTTATGATGCCAAACCCAATAACCCTCGTTGAATCAGATAGACGCAAATCGCTCTTTTTAAAGCACTGCATCCATGAGCTAAAGCTTACTCATGCAGAAGTTGAGAATCAGCGCATTGAGAAATGTGAACTGGAGGGGGCTATTATTGTCGCTCGAGCTCTTGCGCCATTGAATGATTTGTTTGGCTATGTTCGCCCTTTTTTATTAGAAGACTCAACTTGCCTCTTTCCCAAAGGGCGAAATTACGTTAAAGAATGTGAAGAAGCTTCTCGCTTTTGGGAATATGAGAAAGAAGTCATTCCCAGCCTCTCTGGAGATGGTGCGTTGCTAAGAATAAGAAAAATAAGAAAAAAGTAG
- a CDS encoding ParB/RepB/Spo0J family partition protein, with protein sequence MSQTKLGKGLSALMDEEYSDAPESKEKLNKLNNLDVHKIRSGKYQPRKSFEEGELGELAASIAQNGVMQPIVVRPVEAEGDVAYEIIAGERRWRASKRIGLDSVPAIIRVMTDQQALELALVENIQREDLSGLEEAAGYQQLIEEFNYTQEQLAGAVGKSRSHIANLLRLLSLPDEIKVMLEAGNLSIGHARALMTAENAVELAKQVVAKNLNVRQTEKLAKGETSEASKLKAKSSPSSAVMSRQAIEKNEDILALEETLAESLGLKVQINDFGGQQGEIVTNYESLEELDMILRRLGDAA encoded by the coding sequence ATGTCTCAAACAAAATTAGGAAAAGGCCTCTCAGCCTTGATGGATGAAGAATATAGCGATGCTCCAGAGAGCAAAGAGAAGTTGAATAAATTAAATAACTTGGATGTTCATAAAATTCGTTCAGGGAAATATCAACCGCGTAAGAGTTTTGAAGAAGGTGAGCTGGGTGAACTAGCGGCATCAATTGCTCAAAATGGAGTGATGCAGCCGATTGTTGTACGCCCAGTTGAAGCCGAAGGTGATGTCGCCTACGAAATTATTGCGGGTGAGCGTCGTTGGCGTGCCTCAAAGCGTATAGGCCTTGATTCGGTGCCGGCTATTATTCGTGTGATGACCGACCAGCAGGCTTTAGAACTAGCTTTGGTCGAGAATATCCAACGTGAAGACCTTTCTGGCTTGGAAGAAGCGGCTGGTTATCAACAATTAATTGAAGAATTCAATTACACTCAAGAGCAGCTAGCCGGTGCAGTTGGTAAGAGTCGGAGTCACATTGCAAATCTATTGCGTTTGTTAAGCTTGCCAGATGAAATTAAGGTGATGCTTGAAGCAGGAAATTTGAGTATCGGACATGCACGAGCTTTGATGACCGCTGAAAATGCGGTTGAACTTGCAAAACAAGTCGTCGCAAAGAATTTAAATGTTCGCCAAACGGAGAAACTTGCCAAAGGCGAAACATCTGAGGCTTCTAAGTTAAAGGCAAAATCATCGCCTTCTTCTGCGGTCATGTCACGCCAAGCAATTGAGAAGAATGAAGATATTTTGGCTCTTGAAGAAACGTTAGCAGAAAGTCTGGGACTTAAAGTTCAGATAAATGATTTCGGTGGCCAGCAAGGCGAAATCGTCACCAACTACGAGTCTCTCGAAGAATTGGATATGATTTTGCGTCGTCTGGGTGACGCCGCTTAG